The following proteins are co-located in the Urocitellus parryii isolate mUroPar1 chromosome 15, mUroPar1.hap1, whole genome shotgun sequence genome:
- the Fut1 gene encoding galactoside alpha-(1,2)-fucosyltransferase 1 yields MWAPSRHQLCLAFLLVCVLSAISFLHFLQDLFQYGLRLSVLCPDSHVLRAPVAIICLADKQLTQNTSSSCLQNADPVSGTWTIHPDGRLGNQMGQYATLLALAQLNGRRAFILPAMHATLAPVFRITLPVLTSEVDSRTPWRKLQLHDWMSEEYFCLKDPFLKLSGFPCSWTFFHHLREQIRREFTLHDHLRDEAQHLLSQFRLGHTGARPRTFVGVHVRRGDYLQVMPQRWKGVVGDRVYLQQAMDWFRARHEAPIFVVTSNGMKWCWENIDMSRGDVVFAGDGQEGSPGKDFALLTQCNHTIMTVGTFGFWAAYLAGGDTVYLANFTLPDSEFLKVFKPEAAFLPEWVGINADLSPVQTGAGSWKLGRLLGLVSSG; encoded by the coding sequence ATGTGGGCCCCCAGCCGCCACCAGCTCTGCCTGGCCTTCCTGCTTGTCTGTGTCCTTTCAGCAATATCCTTTCTCCACTTCCTCCAAGACCTCTTTCAATATGGCCTCCGCCTGTCTGTCCTTTGTCCAGACAGCCATGTGCTGAGAGCCCCAGTGGCCATCATCTGCCTGGCTGACAAACAGCTCACCCAAAACACCTCCTCCTCTTGTCTTCAGAATGCTGACCCCGTCTCAGGAACCTGGACTATCCACCCAGATGGTCGGTTGGGTAACCAGATGGGGCAGTATGCGACACTGCTTGCCCTGGCCCAGCTCAACGGCCGCCGTGCCTTCATCTTGCCAGCCATGCATGCCACCCTGGCCCCAGTGTTCCGCATCACGCTACCCGTGCTGACATCCGAGGTAGACAGTCGGACACCGTGGCGGAAGTTGCAGCTGCATGACTGGATGTCAGAGGAGTATTTCTGCTTGAAGGATCCATTTCTGAAGCTGTCTGGTTTTCCCTGCTCTTGGACATTTTTCCATCACCTTCGGGAACAAATCCGCAGGGAATTCACCCTTCATGACCATCTTCGTGATGAGGCCCAGCACTTGCTGAGTCAGTTTCGTCTGGGCCACACTGGGGCCCGGCCTCGAACCTTCGTGGGTGTCCATGTGCGCCGTGGGGACTATCTGCAGGTGATGCCCCAGCgctggaagggtgtggtgggTGACCGTGTCTATCTCCAGCAGGCTATGGACTGGTTCCGGGCCCGGCATGAAGCCCCCATCTTTGTGGTCACCAGCAATGGCAtgaagtggtgctgggaaaatatTGACATGTCTCGGGGTGATGTGGTCTTTGCTGGTGATGGGCAGGAGGGCTCACCAGGGAAGGACTTTGCCCTGCTCACTCAGTGCAACCACACTATCATGACCGTTGGCACCTTTGGCTTCTGGGCTGCCTACCTGGCTGGTGGAGACACTGTCTACCTTGCCAACTTCACCCTGCCAGACTCAGAGTTCCTGAAGGTCTTCAAGCCTGAGGCTGCCTTCCTGCCTGAGTGGGTGGGCATTAATGCAGACTTGTCTCCAGTGCAGACAGGAGCTGGGTCTTGGAAGCTAGGGAGACTTTTGGGACTAGTCTCATCAGGCTAG
- the LOC113195014 gene encoding izumo sperm-egg fusion protein 1-like isoform X2, which produces MGPCFALPLAALACFLLPAGCCVICDARILAALKSLETDYLPKLMGPDEVNSTYAMIVRTVKGFSDLPYTKQTYMGAIGEKRYETVITSFLKNLKNITESKTKGKQSVENLKEMLRLEKINFAFHASKFQKEDYCPNKCDPPLSG; this is translated from the exons ATGGGGCCATGTTTTGCGCTCCCATTGGCTGCACTGGCCTGCTTCCTGCTTCCGGCGGGCTGCTGTGTCATATGTGACGCTCGTATTCTTGCGGCTCTAAAGTCCCTGGAGACGGATTACCTGCCTAAACTCATGGGTCCTGATGAAGTGAATAGCACGTATGCTATGATAGTGCGGACCGTGAAGGGATTCTCGGATCTACCATATACTAAGCAAACCTATATGGGGGCCATTG GTGAGAAAAGATATGAAACAGTGATCACGAGTTTCCTGAAGAATCTGAAAAACATcacagaaagtaaaacaaaag GGAAGCAGAGCGTTGAGAACCTGAAAGAGATGTTGCGCCTCGAAAAGATAAACTTTGCATTCCACGCTTCTAAGTTTCAAAAAGAAG ATTATTGTCCCAACAAATGTG ACCCACCTCTTAGTGGGTGA
- the LOC113195014 gene encoding izumo sperm-egg fusion protein 1-like isoform X1: protein MGPCFALPLAALACFLLPAGCCVICDARILAALKSLETDYLPKLMGPDEVNSTYAMIVRTVKGFSDLPYTKQTYMGAIGEKRYETVITSFLKNLKNITESKTKGKQSVENLKEMLRLEKINFAFHASKFQKEDYCPNKCGECRQQKLFFYPHPWPMIPIFPPSPFWMRIRNI from the exons ATGGGGCCATGTTTTGCGCTCCCATTGGCTGCACTGGCCTGCTTCCTGCTTCCGGCGGGCTGCTGTGTCATATGTGACGCTCGTATTCTTGCGGCTCTAAAGTCCCTGGAGACGGATTACCTGCCTAAACTCATGGGTCCTGATGAAGTGAATAGCACGTATGCTATGATAGTGCGGACCGTGAAGGGATTCTCGGATCTACCATATACTAAGCAAACCTATATGGGGGCCATTG GTGAGAAAAGATATGAAACAGTGATCACGAGTTTCCTGAAGAATCTGAAAAACATcacagaaagtaaaacaaaag GGAAGCAGAGCGTTGAGAACCTGAAAGAGATGTTGCGCCTCGAAAAGATAAACTTTGCATTCCACGCTTCTAAGTTTCAAAAAGAAG ATTATTGTCCCAACAAATGTGGTGAGTGCAGACAACAGAAGCTATTCTTCTACCCTCATCCATGGCCCATGATACCCatcttccccccctcccctttttggATGCGCATTCGAAACATCTGA